From the genome of Jannaschia sp. S6380:
CACGGCCAGCGAAATCGAATAGCTAAAGCTCGTCTGTTTCGGTGCCTTCGGACCGCCCTTGCCCCCGCCACTCGACGAACTCCGATGCTCCTTGAAACGGGTGGCCCAGATGACCTGCCCGCCGATGCGGACGCGTCCCACGACACGGGGCAGGACGGCACCCTCGGACGCCCCGGTCAGGCGCAGGCGGTCGATGCGTCCGGTCTCGATCGCATCCGAGCCGCCGCCCATGATCGTCTGGTCGACGACCCGACCCAACGCGGCGCCCGCGGCACGGCCGATCACCGCGCCGCTCAGTCCCAGGAACGAGCCGCCCAAGCTGCCGCCGACCGCCGCACCCACGGCACCCAGTACGAGTGTGGCCATCTCTCAGCCCTCCTCAGATATCGTTTCGGGAAACCGGAAGCGCGCGGCGATCCGGCGCATCCAGGGCGTCGAGAGCGGGCTCTCCAGCACGCCATGTCCGCTGTAGGCATGTATGAAGGTCGGCACCGCGCCGATGCGCCCGACCAGGCCAAGATGTTTCGCGATCGATCCCTCGCGCATCCGAAACAACAACAGATCGCCGGGCCGCATCGGACAGCTGGCGGTCAGACGCGTCAGATGCCGATCGGCCGCCGCATGCAGGACCTCGTCCCCCTGTGGCTCGGCCCAATCCTGTGTGTAGGGCGGAACCGCCTGCGGCTCGGCACCATAGAGTTCGCGCCAGACCCCCCGCACGAGCCCGAGACAATCCGTCCCCGCCCCGCGCGCCGAAGCCTGGTGCACATAGGGCGTACCGATCCAGGTCCGCGCAATACTCACGACGCGGCTCATGATCGGCCCCCGTCGTTCCGACCGTCGCGCGTCGGATAGCTCATCAGCCAGTCATCACCGGGGATATGCGGGAAGCCGCGAAAATTCAGCATGTTGTCGAACTTCAGACGGCAGGTCTCGGCGCGCTTGTCGCAGCCGGCCTCCAGGCGCACCCGTGTCCCCGCGGCGACCTCGCAGCGCAAGGCCTGCCAAAGCGTGATCCGACGACCATCCTCGGCCCCGCGGTCCATCTTGACCCGCTCCGACATGCCCATTGCCGGACCGTCCAGAACTTCCAGGCGCCCGCGCTCGAACCATTTCGGCGCGAACTCCCGATGCGTGGCAAACCGATAGGTCGCATCGCGTTCCACCGTCTCGACAGTCGTCTCCAGAACGAAACTCGGTCCCAGCGCCTTGCGGCAGCGGCCATCGCCCAGCACCGCATCGCAACGACCCTGAAAGACGCGACCGCGCACGCGGTTCAACGCCTCCGC
Proteins encoded in this window:
- a CDS encoding NlpC/P60 family protein, coding for MSRVVSIARTWIGTPYVHQASARGAGTDCLGLVRGVWRELYGAEPQAVPPYTQDWAEPQGDEVLHAAADRHLTRLTASCPMRPGDLLLFRMREGSIAKHLGLVGRIGAVPTFIHAYSGHGVLESPLSTPWMRRIAARFRFPETISEEG
- a CDS encoding DUF2163 domain-containing protein gives rise to the protein MTGLGEHLAAGGSTVCRAWVVERRDGQVFGFTDHDTPIRIDGVECRASSGLAAGALQAGTGLAVDNAEAHGALSHDVIREEDLRAGRWDAAEVTAWLVNWEDTEMREILFQGSLGEISWGGGMFSAELRGLAEALNRVRGRVFQGRCDAVLGDGRCRKALGPSFVLETTVETVERDATYRFATHREFAPKWFERGRLEVLDGPAMGMSERVKMDRGAEDGRRITLWQALRCEVAAGTRVRLEAGCDKRAETCRLKFDNMLNFRGFPHIPGDDWLMSYPTRDGRNDGGRS